One region of Vigna angularis cultivar LongXiaoDou No.4 chromosome 10, ASM1680809v1, whole genome shotgun sequence genomic DNA includes:
- the LOC128194316 gene encoding homeobox-leucine zipper protein ATHB-40 yields the protein MNHRPFQDNMMFIPQLYPADAPYTQIIAQQGESKKPKRRRGKKNKGGENGASEANRKRKLSAEQVNLLEQNFGNEHKLESERKDRLALELGLDPRQVAVWFQNRRARWKNKKLEEEYSHLKKSHEANLLEKCRLETEVLKLKDQLSEAEKEIQRLLESGDRVPSNSSSSSQSQSQSQSMEAVDPAFFGVFGVDGYDDDVFYGPETHCINALEWINLYM from the exons ATGAATCATCGACCTTTCCAAGACAACATGATGTTCATCCCTCAGTTATACCCCGCCGATGCACCATACACTCAAATAATTGCTCAACAAG GGGAGAGTAAGAAGCCAAAACGCCGTCGTGGTAAGAAGAACAAAGGAGGAGAGAACGGTGCCTCCGAAGCCAACAGGAAGAGGAAGCTCAGTGCCGAGCAAGTTAATCTACTTGAGCAGAACTTTGGAAATGAACATAAACTTGAGTCTGAGAGGAAAGACAGGCTCGCATTGGAGCTTGGTCTGGACCCTCGACAAGTTGCAGTGTGGTTTCAAAACAGAAGAGCTCGCTGGAAGAACAAAAAACTAGAAGAAGAGTACTCACACCTTAAAAAATCCCACGAAGCCAACTTGCTCGAGAAATGTCGATTGGAGACCGAG GTATTGAAGCTGAAAGATCAACTTTCTGAGGCGGAGAAGGAGATTCAGAGGCTGTTGGAGAGTGGTGATAGAGTTCCGAGTAACAGCTCTAGCTCGTCACagtcacaatcacaatcacaatctaTGGAAGCGGTGGACCCAGCATTCTTCGGGGTGTTCGGAGTTGATGGGTATGATGATGATGTGTTTTACGGGCCCGAGACTCACTGCATCAACGCCTTGGAATGGATTAATCTGTATATGTAA